ATTCATTCTCTTAAAGTAAAAAAATATGCTCCCGACTTCTCGGGACTTCCATAACTTTTTTATACGCAGGTGATAATTTGGAACACGACCAAACTACCCCTAATACGCAGCCTCAGCACCCCAAACCCAGTTTACAACATAAGGATAACTATTCAATTTGTAAGTATAAGTTGATACATGTTTCAGAATAGATATTTGTAGGTGTTCTCTTATTTTATCAACATCATGCTTGTGTATACTTCTAATTATCTGTCGTTTTTTAATGGGTGTAAAAAAAATTTTCTTATGCTCGTTGCTCATGTATTCCCAGCCTATATTTCTTGTTGCAAGAATCTCAGAACACATGAATCCATTAATTTTAAGCAACCTATTCTTCGTTTTATAAACCACATACGTGAAACTGCTGTCAAGAATATCCATATAATACTCGTTAGGCATCAAAAAAATTGTAAATTTGACTTTAATTACAAAAAAGTTCCTGTAAACCGTATCGACCTCAATAATATCAACATACTTACTATAATTTATGCTATCACTTACGGTTGAATGAGGTGCTTGAAAAAACACCTTATTATATGTATTGTTTAACAACACAAGATCATTGTATATGATTTTTTTAAACAACGAATCTTGAGCTGATAAGACTTGAAATGTTAGCAGTATGAATAATGTTATCGTGCCTCTCATGTTTTATATTAATTAATTATTATGGATTATATAGCTTAAATTATCTACATCCTCTATGGGATAATTCTTTTTTATTTTATTGAAATCGGCTTCAAATTTATATTGATATTTATAATGACTGTTGACCAGCCCCCACTCACACAACTCTGTCGCGTAGGCTGTGTGGCAGCGACTTGTGAGAATAAATCTGTCCAGTCCACAGTAGCAAAGGTTACAAAATACAGATCATCTGTGTTGTAAAATTTGTAGGTACGACTCATACTGCAAATTACTATTTCGAAGTGACAAACTACGCTTATTTGCCTTCAAAAGTCCCTACCGCTGCTAACCAAGCCATAGACTTGCGATAGCGGGGCATTTTTCAATTTTGTATTATACCCCTTGGAGATTGCTAAAATTTAGTTGGGAAATTAGCCGGACTCCAAATCATCATCAGTTGAAATATGGTTACCATCACAGTCATTATTAATGCAGTAAGATAAAACATAGAATTACCCCGCTCCCTTAGCTTTGAGTCAAGTTTTAGCATAGACGGATTTAGATTTATCGCTCGCAAAACTCGAATTCCAATAATTCCACACGAAAACATTATCAAAAAACTATTCTCGCTTTTCAAAAAAAGTTCATTTTCAAACCTTATCGAAAACGAAATCAACATAAATAACAAAGAAAGTATTAACAACACTTTACTTTTAAAACCAAACTGTGTAAAAGCTATCAAGTACAAAGAGAGGTTTACTAAAATAACTGTTACCGAATATAATACTTGTTCAATCATAGCTTAACTGTTATCTGATTGCAGGATTGTGGATATGATAAAGTACACATTCTTGCAAACGTTCGTTACCCAGCATTCTGGAATGCATAAAGTTTTTTACCCTGTGCATACCGGCTTTCTTCATCACATTTTCTGACTTTTCATTAATTACGGGGCAGGTAGCATAAACGCTTAGCAAGTTTAAATCATTAAACGCATACTCAAGGCACCTTAACGCCCCTTCTGTAGCATATCCCCTATTCCAAAATTGCGGCGACAACCGCCATCCAATATCAACACAGGGGGTAAAATCAGCCTTATAGGTTTGTTCACTAAGACCTATAAAACCAATAAAAGC
The sequence above is drawn from the Bacteroidota bacterium genome and encodes:
- a CDS encoding GNAT family N-acetyltransferase — its product is MERDNKEQKYLFRSTRLGFRDWREEDIPKMVAINADPIAMEFFPSLVGASETADFIARMRYQLEQKRHCYFAVDELETGAFIGFIGLSEQTYKADFTPCVDIGWRLSPQFWNRGYATEGALRCLEYAFNDLNLLSVYATCPVINEKSENVMKKAGMHRVKNFMHSRMLGNERLQECVLYHIHNPAIR